The proteins below come from a single Gordonia pseudamarae genomic window:
- a CDS encoding heme ABC transporter ATP-binding protein — translation MSEVTGLVADDIHITLGGREVVAGVSLTVAGGSLCALVGPNGCGKSTLLSALSGVRRPASGTVHINGRDIHSISHRDLARQRSLVTQTNRTDTPFTVAEVVEMGRFPWLRTPWAAHSPQIIADAIDACDLGGILDRPFSQLSGGQQARVSLGRALAQCAPVMMLDEPTAALDIHHQEAVLDILRRQRDDGTAVLIVVHDLSLAAAYADQVAVMKDGHLLAHGPTAEVMTADLLSDTYDHPVETWPHPETGQLLVIPRRT, via the coding sequence GTGAGCGAGGTGACAGGTCTGGTCGCGGACGATATCCACATCACGCTCGGCGGACGGGAAGTGGTCGCGGGAGTGTCGCTGACCGTTGCGGGCGGCTCGCTGTGCGCCCTCGTCGGCCCCAACGGTTGCGGCAAGTCGACGCTGTTGTCGGCGTTGTCGGGGGTGCGCCGTCCCGCGTCGGGCACGGTGCACATCAACGGACGCGACATCCACTCGATCAGTCACCGCGACCTCGCCCGTCAGCGATCACTGGTCACCCAGACCAACCGCACCGACACCCCGTTCACCGTGGCCGAGGTGGTGGAGATGGGCCGGTTCCCGTGGCTGCGCACCCCGTGGGCGGCGCACTCCCCGCAGATCATCGCCGATGCCATCGACGCCTGCGACCTGGGCGGCATTCTCGACCGCCCGTTCTCCCAGCTCTCCGGTGGCCAACAGGCACGGGTCTCGCTCGGCCGGGCACTGGCCCAGTGCGCGCCGGTGATGATGCTCGACGAACCGACCGCCGCCCTTGACATACACCACCAGGAAGCGGTCCTGGACATCCTGCGCCGCCAGCGCGACGACGGCACCGCGGTGCTGATCGTCGTACACGATCTGTCACTGGCCGCCGCCTACGCCGACCAGGTCGCCGTGATGAAGGACGGTCATCTCCTGGCGCACGGCCCCACCGCCGAGGTGATGACCGCGGACCTGCTCTCGGACACCTACGATCACCCGGTGGAAACCTGGCCGCACCCTGAAACCGGTCAACTGCTGGTCATCCCTCGCCGGACGTAG